In one window of Festucalex cinctus isolate MCC-2025b chromosome 14, RoL_Fcin_1.0, whole genome shotgun sequence DNA:
- the fam83b gene encoding protein FAM83B: MQMPVHKPHLDMFGSSQQDFHTSNLQGRMTETMDSAQFSSLSSIRGDHASGDYMQTHYKESYRLAIDCLLSGGRDSYAEFLKKERIGGFLSDEELVFITSNAKEPPPQTPEEEISSPTDSKSSSGTYWPVHSDVDAPALELGWPEIIQENLQTNIDLLYHPPRQNSPTIKDVILKHIRDARQVIAIVMDMFTDVDILKETVDASIRGVPVYVLLDDFHLKHFLTAAENQDVKLQQLRNMRVRTVKGEDYLCRTGTKFHGAMGQKFILVDCHTVICGSYRFTWSCAKINLSMVQVITGHLVKTYDEEFRTLYARSTVPAELCQPDNSLPSNGSHTMQGWPKYTPHSTQTIDRRDQLRHTLDSVYRKTCERNLYARDFNDNHYVSLIEHDKGLQNHMSKFQSAESMNYLKRHSYAGERHDGNVTQNVRARASNWNICRETGMGKNNYPLDNNYLVPQMYRSQKLRKSYNGNDKQILSMQQNMPTLEKTSKSFMRTWRIESYLQKPDMPFNEPSDYLDQFEPSNSFMQGRMRSSLVFRSAIPEQLEPNSHLNNSPSVGSRSSGFHNPSRYSSMQWNPTVAPENNRLNNDEFMLKRKSLQILDDYKSYPSAYASLGRVKRGQNIPNPDVRTDSWHKRHSVADPRSNTAYTQDSSSGGMYGAFARMQIDRSSGVKHSGYGSNLNESQSQRSVSHYDVKSMTDTNSPCTSIWQEPPSRSLSAASLGVDGGDLEAKSNRMGSQHFLKKSTKKIKSFLNIPDKKVDRVTSVETPSVTSDDSTDTIKAEDESEIKHHHSNSSLRNEQNHVADVKYSIPRFKTEDHRHTPELPSSETTSQSKLGIGEKKAIPDADLPGWSKDRKADNRLYSRFEPFCSIQKKPSSHSPYSTLEKIKNQPTDQNFDRLGRSHHENKFEKFFHRVGNLIHKTK, from the exons ATGCAGATGCCTGTACATAAACCTCATTTGGATATGTTTGGGAGCAGTCAACAGGATTTTCACACTTCAAAT TTACAAGGAAGGATGACTGAAACAATGGACTCAGCCCAATTTTCATCGCTGTCATCTATAAGAGGAGATCATGCGTCAGGGGATTACATGCAAACCCACTACAAGGAGTCATATCGGCTGGCCATTGATTGCCTGCTAAGCGGGGGCAGAGACAGTTATGCAGAGTTCCTCAAAAAAGAACGCATCGGAGGCTTCCTGTCTGACGAGGAGCTTGTCTTCATTACGTCAAACGCCAAAGAGCCCCCTCCTCAGACCCCGGAAGAGGAAATCAGTAGCCCCACGGACAGCAAATCATCCTCGGGGACGTACTGGCCCGTCCACTCGGATGTGGACGCTCCCGCTTTGGAATTGGGATGGCCTGAGATCATACAGGAAAATCTGCAGACCAATATAGATCTTCTCTATCATCCCCCAAGGCAAAACAGCCCGACCATTAAAGACGTGATTCTGAAACACATCCGCGATGCAAGACAG GTCATCGCCATTGTGATGGATATGTTCACTGATGTTGATATATTGAAAGAAACTGTTGACGCCTCCATTCGAGGGGTTCCTGTTTACGTGCTTTTGGATGATTTCCACTTGAAACATTTCCTCACGGCGGCTGAGAATCAAGATGTCAAACTTCAACAACTCCGG aaTATGAGGGTGCGCACCGTGAAAGGCGAAGATTATCTGTGTCGGACTGGGACTAAATTTCATGGAGCAATGGGGCAGAAATTTATCTTGGTTGACTGTCATACAGTTATTTGTGGCTCCTACAG ATTCACTTGGTCGTGTGCAAAGATCAATTTGAGCATGGTGCAGGTCATCACAGGCCATCTGGTGAAGACTTACGACGAGGAGTTTAGAACACTGTACGCGAGGTCAACTGTGCCCGCTGAATTGTGCCAACCAGATAATTCTCTCCCCTCTAATGGGTCCCACACAATGCAAGGCTGGCCGAAATATACTCCTCATTCCACACAAACGATTGATCGTCGCGACCAGTTAAGGCACACGTTGGACTCTGTCTACCGGAAGACCTGTGAGAGGAATCTGTACGCAAGAGACTTCAACGATAATCACTACGTGTCTTTAATTGAGCATGACAAAGGTTTGCAGAACCACATGTCCAAATTTCAGTCTGCAGAGTCAATGAACTACTTAAAAAGGCACAGTTATGCCGGGGAAAGACATGATGGAAATGTCACACAGAACGTTCGAGCCAGAGCAAGCAACTGGAATATTTGCCGGGAAACgggaatggggaaaaacaacTACCCGCTGGATAATAACTATTTAGTGCCACAGATGTACAGGAGTCAAAAGCTTCGAAAGTCATACAACGGCAACGACAAGCAAATTCTGTCCATGCAGCAAAACATGCCAACGCTGGAAAAAACATCCAAGTCGTTCATGCGTACATGGAGGATCGAGTCATACCTTCAAAAGCCTGACATGCCGTTTAACGAACCGTCTGATTATTTGGACCAGTTTGAGCCGTCCAACAGCTTCATGCAAGGAAGAATGAGGTCTTCTCTTGTTTTTAGGTCCGCCATACCGGAGCAATTGGAGCCAAActcacatttaaacaactcgcCTTCAGTTGGTAGCCGCTCATCAGGGTTTCATAACCCTTCGCGCTATTCCTCCATGCAATGGAATCCAACAGTAGCGCCCGAAAACAACAGACTAAACAATGACGAATTCATGTTAAAGAGAAAAAGCCTGCAGATTTTGGACGACTACAAATCATACCCATCTGCATACGCCAGCTTAGGTCGAGTCAAGCGTGGGCAGAACATTCCAAATCCTGACGTGCGAACTGACAGCTGGCACAAAAGACACAGTGTGGCCGATCCAAGATCCAACACGGCGTACACACAGGACTCCTCCTCAGGTGGCATGTACGGCGCATTTGCTAGGATGCAAATAGATCGAAGCTCCGGCGTAAAGCATAGCGGATACGGGTCAAATCTCAACGAATCTCAATCTCAGCGATCCGTCTCTCATTATGATGTCAAGAGCATGACAGACACAAACAGCCCGTGCACTTCCATTTGGCAGGAGCCTCCCTCCAGAAGTCTATCTGCTGCAAGCCTGGGTGTAGACGGCGGGGATTTGGAAGCTAAATCCAACAGAATGGGCTCTCAGCATTTTCTAAAGAAGAGTACCAAGAAGATCAAGTCGTTTTTGAACATACCAGACAAGAAAGTGGATCGAGTAACAAGCGTGGAAACGCCAAGCGTGACGTCAGATGACAGCACAGATACGATTAAGGCCGAGGATGAGAGTGAGATTAAACATCACCATAGCAACTCGTCCCTAAGGAATGAGCAGAACCATGTGGCCGATGTCAAGTATTCCATACCAAGATTCAAAACTGAGGATCACCGACACACACCTGAGCTCCCTTCCTCTGAAACAACATCGCAAAGTAAGCTCGGCATTGGTGAGAAAAAGGCAATCCCAGACGCTGACCTACCGGGCTGGAGTAAAGACAGAAAAGCTGACAATCGCCTATACAGCAGATTTGAGCCTTTTTGTTCCATTCAAAAGAAACCATCTTCACACTCCCCATACAGCACTCTGgagaaaatcaaaaaccaacCTACTGATCAAAACTTTGACCGTCTAGGGAGAAGCCACCATGAAAATAAGTTTGAGAAATTCTTTCATAGAGTGGGAAACCTCATTCACAAGACCAAGTAG
- the hcrtr2 gene encoding orexin receptor type 2: protein MSGATGDLTCEECFSAQGANSSELHALSTVDDDELLHYIWTEYLHPKHYEWVLIVAYIFVFFVSLIGNSLVCFAVWKNRHMRTVTNYFIVNLSFADVLVTIICLPASLVVDITETWFFGQTLCKIVPYLQTISVSVSVLTLSCIAQDRWYAICHPLMFKSTAKRACKSIVIIWVVSCIIMIPQAIVMESSSLLPALTNKTSLFTVCDEHWEAEIYPKVYHSCFFIVTYFAPLCLMVLAYIQICHKLWCQQIPGSTSVLQRKWKTMQCSAATPGPGESVRVKTSTVCAEIKQIRARRKTARMLIVVLFVFALCYLPISVLNVMKRVFGTFKNTSDRETVYAWFTFSHWLIYANSALNPIIYNFLSGKFREEFKAAFSCHCHGQDQERQKRISTRMSTDSRKSLSTHVNNMDNVSHISDQIV, encoded by the exons ATGTCTGGGGCCACCGGGGACTTAACGTGTGAGGAGTGTTTTTCCGCGCAAGGGGCCAACAGTAGCGAGTTGCACGCGCTCTCCACGGTGGACGACGACGAACTTCTGCACTACATCTGGACAGAGTATTTGCATCCCAAGCATTATGAGTGGGTTCTTATCGTGGCTTACATCTTCGTGTTCTTCGTGTCACTCATTGGCAACTCGCTCG TTTGTTTTGCAGTATGGAAAAACCGCCACATGCGCACTGTGACCAACTATTTCATAGTGAACCTCTCGTTTGCTGATGTCTTGGTGACCATCATCTGCCTCCCTGCAAGTCTAGTGGTCGACATTACTGAGACTTGGTTCTTTGGACAGACACTTTGCAAAATTGTGCCCTATCTACAG ACTATCTCCGTCTCGGTGTCAGTCCTGACGCTGAGCTGCATTGCGCAAGACCGCTGGTATGCCATCTGCCACCCGCTGATGTTCAAAAGCACCGCCAAGAGGGCTTGCAAGAGCATTGTTATCATCTGGGTGGTGTCGTGCATCATCATGATCCCTCAAGCCATCGTGATGGAGAGCAGCAGTCTGCTGCCGGCTCTCACAAACAAGACCAGTTTGTTCACTGTGTGTGATGAACATTGGGAAG CTGAAATCTACCCCAAGGTGTATCACAGCTGTTTCTTCATCGTCACATACTTTGCACCCTTGTGTCTCATGGTGCTGGCCTACATCCAGATCTGTCACAAGCTTTGGTGTCAACAG ATTCCTGGCAGCACATCAGTGTTGCAGAGGAAGTGGAAGACCATGCAGTGCTCAGCGGCAACTCCCGGGCCCGGGGAGTCTGTGCGTGTAAAGACCAGCACCGTCTGTGCTGAGATCAAACAGATCCGGGCGCGGCGCAAGACGGCTCGTATGCTGATCGTGGTGCTCTTTGTGTTTGCGCTCTGCTATCTGCCTATCAGCGTTCTCAATGTGATGAAAAG AGTCTTTGGGACCTTCAAGAACACGAGTGACCGAGAGACAGTGTATGCTTGGTTTACTTTCTCACACTGGCTCATATATGCCAACAGTGCACTCAATCCCATCATCTACAATTTCCTCAGCG gaaAGTTCCGTGAGGAGTTCAAAGCAGCCTTTTCTTGCCATTGTCACGGTCAAGACCAAGAGAGACAGAAGAGAATAAGCACCCGGATGAGCACAGACAGTCGAAAGTCGCTCTCCACTCACGTGAACAACATGGACAATGTGTCACACATATCAGATCAAATCGTGTAA